A genomic window from Streptomyces sp. MST-110588 includes:
- a CDS encoding STAS domain-containing protein: MPFTRSVRTAFPATGQPATYARTRLVDGWTVVTLHGEIDVATAPLAEAHLKAAARHPGPRVVVDLRPADFIDCATLGLLCRIRQRIHEQGGQLRLVCVRAQHLHLLGITGLSSLFRPVATLEEACAGGLPVRGGEAGGPTTAIE; encoded by the coding sequence ATGCCATTCACCCGGTCCGTCCGTACGGCCTTCCCGGCGACCGGACAGCCCGCCACCTACGCCCGCACCCGGCTCGTGGACGGCTGGACCGTGGTCACCCTGCACGGGGAGATCGACGTGGCCACCGCGCCCCTGGCCGAAGCGCACCTGAAAGCCGCGGCCCGGCACCCCGGCCCGCGGGTAGTCGTCGACCTGCGCCCCGCCGACTTCATCGACTGCGCCACGCTGGGTCTGCTGTGCCGTATCCGTCAGCGGATCCATGAGCAGGGCGGTCAGTTGCGGCTGGTGTGCGTCCGGGCCCAGCATCTGCACCTGCTGGGCATCACCGGGCTCAGCTCGCTCTTCCGCCCGGTGGCCACCCTGGAGGAAGCCTGCGCCGGCGGCCTCCCGGTCCGGGGAGGGGAGGCCGGGGGGCCGACGACCGCCATCGAGTGA
- the gcl gene encoding glyoxylate carboligase, whose product MPRMTAARAAVEILKREGVTHAFGVPGAAINPFYAALRAGGGITHTLARHVEGASHMAEGYTRAVAGNIGVCVGTSGPAGTDMITGLYSAIGDSVPILCITGQAPTARLHKEDFQAVDICAIARPVTKMAVTVLEPAQVPGVFQQAFHLMRSGRPGPVLIDLPLDVQQAGIDFDPDTYEPLPVYRPAATRAQILKALTMLNQAERPLIVAGGGVITADAAGALAEFAELTGVPVVPTLMGWGALPDDHRLNAGMVGLQTSHRYGNATLLAADFVLGIGNRWANRHTGNLDVYTKGRTFVHVDIEPTQIGRVFAPDYGITSDAGAALKLFIEVARELRDAGGLPDRSSWAAATQERRATLRRRTHFDDIPIKPQRVYEEMNRAFGPETRYVSTIGLSQIAGAQFLHVYKPRHWINCGQAGPLGWTVPAALGVATADPDAPVVALSGDYDFQFMIEELAVGAQFHIPYVHVLVNNSYLGLIRQAQRAFDMDYQVQLSFENINSPELGGYGVDHVKVAEGLGCKALRVTDPAELLPAFERARKLAAEHRVPVVVEVILERVTDIAMSPSGDIDKVVEFEALATEPGHAPTAVAPPA is encoded by the coding sequence ATGCCTCGAATGACCGCCGCCCGTGCGGCAGTGGAGATCCTCAAGCGCGAAGGCGTGACCCACGCGTTCGGTGTGCCGGGCGCCGCGATCAACCCCTTCTACGCGGCGCTGCGGGCCGGCGGTGGCATCACGCACACCCTCGCCCGCCATGTGGAAGGTGCCTCCCACATGGCCGAGGGCTACACCCGCGCCGTGGCCGGCAACATCGGGGTGTGCGTCGGCACCTCGGGGCCCGCCGGTACGGACATGATCACCGGCCTGTACTCCGCCATCGGGGACTCCGTGCCGATCCTGTGCATCACCGGCCAGGCACCGACCGCCCGCCTCCACAAGGAGGACTTCCAGGCCGTCGACATCTGTGCGATCGCCCGGCCGGTCACCAAGATGGCCGTCACCGTGCTGGAGCCCGCGCAGGTCCCCGGCGTCTTCCAGCAGGCGTTCCACCTGATGCGCTCCGGCCGCCCCGGCCCGGTCCTGATCGACCTGCCGCTCGACGTCCAGCAGGCCGGGATCGACTTCGACCCGGACACCTACGAGCCGCTGCCGGTCTACCGTCCGGCCGCCACCCGGGCGCAGATCCTCAAGGCGCTGACGATGCTGAACCAGGCCGAGCGCCCCCTGATCGTGGCCGGCGGCGGCGTCATCACCGCGGACGCCGCCGGTGCGCTGGCAGAGTTCGCCGAACTCACCGGTGTCCCCGTCGTGCCGACCCTCATGGGCTGGGGCGCCCTGCCCGACGACCACCGGCTCAACGCCGGCATGGTCGGCCTCCAGACCTCGCACCGCTACGGCAACGCCACCCTGCTCGCCGCCGACTTCGTGCTCGGCATCGGCAACCGCTGGGCCAACCGCCACACCGGGAACCTGGACGTCTACACCAAGGGGCGCACGTTCGTCCACGTCGACATCGAACCCACCCAGATCGGCCGGGTCTTCGCGCCGGACTACGGCATCACCTCGGACGCGGGCGCCGCGCTGAAGCTGTTCATCGAGGTGGCGCGCGAGCTGCGGGACGCCGGCGGGCTCCCGGACCGCAGCTCCTGGGCCGCCGCCACTCAGGAGCGCCGGGCCACGCTCCGGCGCCGTACCCACTTCGACGACATCCCGATCAAGCCGCAGCGGGTGTACGAGGAGATGAACCGGGCGTTCGGCCCCGAGACCCGCTATGTCTCCACCATCGGGCTCTCACAGATCGCCGGGGCGCAGTTCCTGCACGTCTACAAGCCGCGGCACTGGATCAACTGCGGCCAGGCCGGCCCGCTGGGCTGGACCGTGCCCGCGGCGCTCGGCGTCGCCACCGCCGACCCGGACGCGCCGGTCGTCGCGCTCTCCGGCGACTACGACTTCCAGTTCATGATCGAGGAGCTGGCGGTCGGCGCGCAGTTCCACATCCCCTACGTCCACGTCCTGGTGAACAACTCCTACCTGGGGCTGATCCGCCAGGCACAGCGGGCGTTCGACATGGACTACCAGGTCCAGCTCTCCTTCGAGAACATCAACTCCCCCGAACTGGGCGGGTACGGCGTGGACCACGTCAAGGTCGCCGAGGGACTGGGCTGCAAGGCCCTGCGCGTCACCGACCCGGCGGAACTGCTGCCGGCGTTCGAACGGGCCAGGAAGCTCGCCGCCGAGCACCGTGTGCCGGTCGTGGTCGAAGTCATCCTGGAACGCGTCACCGACATCGCGATGAGCCCCAGTGGTGACATCGACAAAGTGGTGGAGTTCGAGGCGCTGGCCACCGAGCCGGGGCACGCGCCGACCGCCGTCGCGCCGCCGGCCTGA